A region of Arabidopsis thaliana chromosome 5, partial sequence DNA encodes the following proteins:
- the SIP1;2 gene encoding Aquaporin-like superfamily protein (SIP1;2; FUNCTIONS IN: water channel activity; INVOLVED IN: transport; LOCATED IN: endoplasmic reticulum; EXPRESSED IN: 9 plant structures; EXPRESSED DURING: LP.04 four leaves visible, 4 anthesis, C globular stage, petal differentiation and expansion stage; CONTAINS InterPro DOMAIN/s: Major intrinsic protein (InterPro:IPR000425); BEST Arabidopsis thaliana protein match is: small and basic intrinsic protein 1A (TAIR:AT3G04090.1); Has 1807 Blast hits to 1807 proteins in 277 species: Archae - 0; Bacteria - 0; Metazoa - 736; Fungi - 347; Plants - 385; Viruses - 0; Other Eukaryotes - 339 (source: NCBI BLink).) codes for MSAVKSALGDMVITFLWVILSATFGIQTAAIVSAVGFHGITWAPLVISTLVVFVSISIFTVIGNVLGGASFNPCGNAAFYTAGVSSDSLFSLAIRSPAQAIGAAGGAITIMEMIPEKYKTRIGGKPSLQFGAHNGAISEVVLSFSVTFLVLLIILRGPRKLLAKTFLLALATVSVFVVGSKFTRPFMNPAIAFGWAYIYKSHNTWDHFYVYWISSYTGAILSAMLFRIIFPAPPLVQKKQKKA; via the exons ATGAGTGCGGTAAAATCGGCGTTAGGTGATATGGTGATAACCTTTTTGTGGGTTATTCTCTCGGCGACGTTTGGGATACAGACGGCGGCGATTGTTTCCGCCGTAGGGTTTCATGGTATCACTTGGGCTCCTCTTGTGATCTCAACGTTGGTTGTTTTTGTCTCCATCTCGATTTTTACGGTTATTGGAAACGTTCTTGGTGGTGCTAGCTTCAATCCTTGTGGAAACGCAGCGTTTTATACCGCCGGTGTTTCCAgtgattctctcttctccttggCCATTAGATCTCCTGCTCAG GCAATTGGTGCGGCAGGCGGTGCGATAACGATCATGGAGATGATACCGGAAAAGTATAAGACTAGGATTGGAGGAAAGCCTTCATTGCAATTTGGTGCACACAATGGAGCTATTTCTGAAGTGGTCCTAAGTTTTAGtgttacatttttggttttactaaTTATCCTAAGAGGTCCTCGAAAACTGCTCGCGAAAACGTTCTTGCTCGCACTCGCTACCGTATCGGTGTTTGTCGTAGGTTCTAAATTCACTAGACCATTCATGAATCCTGCCATT GCGTTTGGGTGGGCATATATCTACAAGTCTCACAACACATGGGACCATTTTTATGTGTATTGGATCAGCTCCTACACCGGAGCTATTTTATCTGCGATGCTCTTTAGAATTATATTTCCGGCTCCACCTCTGGTTcagaaaaaacagaagaaagcttga
- the NAC088 gene encoding NAC domain containing protein 88 (NAC domain containing protein 88 (NAC088); FUNCTIONS IN: sequence-specific DNA binding transcription factor activity; INVOLVED IN: multicellular organismal development, regulation of transcription; LOCATED IN: cellular_component unknown; CONTAINS InterPro DOMAIN/s: No apical meristem (NAM) protein (InterPro:IPR003441); BEST Arabidopsis thaliana protein match is: NAC (No Apical Meristem) domain transcriptional regulator superfamily protein (TAIR:AT5G18037.1); Has 1807 Blast hits to 1807 proteins in 277 species: Archae - 0; Bacteria - 0; Metazoa - 736; Fungi - 347; Plants - 385; Viruses - 0; Other Eukaryotes - 339 (source: NCBI BLink).) has translation MMPMTEEFYDEEEELGCFRFNPSEEELILDYLLPKLGFHQPNTIYLLEDRDNIYAKEPWRLNHTENDIFEPNEWFYFVKRTNRKVKGWKATGELKDVVSKKTGEVIGKKRNLRFYVEGDESKTSGWTMREYSSIGNQNQRLCHLKGP, from the coding sequence atgatgccGATGACTGAAGAATTTTacgatgaagaggaagagctTGGTTGCTTTAGATTTAATCCttcagaagaagaactcaTACTCGATTATCTTCTACCAAAGCTTGGCTTCCACCAACCAAACACGATATATTTGTTAGAAGACAGGGACAACATCTACGCCAAAGAGCCGTGGCGGCTTAATCACACAGAGAATGATATCTTTGAACCTAACGAGTGGTTTTATTTCGTGAAAAGGACAAATCGCAAAGTTAAAGGTTGGAAAGCCACTGGAGAGTTAAAAGATGTCGTGTCGAAGAAAACCGGTGAAGTGATCGGGAAGAAGAGGAATCTCAGGTTCTACGTTGAAGGTGATGAGAGCAAAACGAGTGGTTGGACCATGAGGGAGTATTCTTCCATTGGCAATCAAAACCAACGTCTCTGCCACCTTAAAGGACCATGA
- a CDS encoding ubiquitin hydrolase (unknown protein; FUNCTIONS IN: molecular_function unknown; INVOLVED IN: biological_process unknown; LOCATED IN: plasma membrane; EXPRESSED IN: 22 plant structures; EXPRESSED DURING: 13 growth stages; Has 60 Blast hits to 60 proteins in 14 species: Archae - 0; Bacteria - 0; Metazoa - 7; Fungi - 0; Plants - 53; Viruses - 0; Other Eukaryotes - 0 (source: NCBI BLink).) gives MAHGRYDTYKKKSGQIPRFGEWEEANEMPITQYFENPRQAGLIRHQYTTTSSASSTTTSSSSSSSSSAEALKLASHHPRPRHLHAQRQTAGTKEKRGPQRRVRDVSAQSDKYYIDVNGVKQFKNDVALTCKPPKPVDEDLYKIPPEFIHSSTRKRRPSFLACLVPCA, from the exons ATGGCTCAT GGGAGATATGATacttacaagaagaaaagtggACAGATTCCTCGGTTTGGAGAATGGGAAGAAGCAAATGAGATGCCAATAACACAATACTTTGAGAATCCAAGACAAGCTGGTCTGATTCGTCACCAATACACAACaacttcttctgcttcttccacTACcacttcatcttcatcttcttcttcttcttctgcagaaGCCTTAAAGCTTGCTTCTCACCATCCCCGTCCACGTCACCTCCACGCTCAAAGACAG ACGGCGGGGACGAAGGAGAAAAGAGGACCACAAAGGCGTGTGCGTGACGTCAGTGCACAGTCGGACAAGTATTACATTGACGTCAACGGTGTTAAGCAGTTCAAAAACGACGTTGCTCTGACTTGTAAGCCACCTAAGCCCGTTGATGAAGATCTCTACAAGATTCCTCCTGAGTTTATCCATTCTTCAACAAGG AAGAGAAGGCCTAGCTTTTTAGCTTGTTTGGTTCCATGCGCATGA
- a CDS encoding ubiquitin hydrolase (unknown protein; FUNCTIONS IN: molecular_function unknown; INVOLVED IN: biological_process unknown; LOCATED IN: plasma membrane; EXPRESSED IN: 22 plant structures; EXPRESSED DURING: 13 growth stages; BEST Arabidopsis thaliana protein match is: unknown protein (TAIR:AT5G48500.1); Has 30201 Blast hits to 17322 proteins in 780 species: Archae - 12; Bacteria - 1396; Metazoa - 17338; Fungi - 3422; Plants - 5037; Viruses - 0; Other Eukaryotes - 2996 (source: NCBI BLink).), protein MAHGRYDTYKKKSGQIPRFGEWEEANEMPITQYFENPRQAEALKLASHHPRPRHLHAQRQTAGTKEKRGPQRRVRDVSAQSDKYYIDVNGVKQFKNDVALTCKPPKPVDEDLYKIPPEFIHSSTRKRRPSFLACLVPCA, encoded by the exons ATGGCTCAT GGGAGATATGATacttacaagaagaaaagtggACAGATTCCTCGGTTTGGAGAATGGGAAGAAGCAAATGAGATGCCAATAACACAATACTTTGAGAATCCAAGACAAGCTG aaGCCTTAAAGCTTGCTTCTCACCATCCCCGTCCACGTCACCTCCACGCTCAAAGACAG ACGGCGGGGACGAAGGAGAAAAGAGGACCACAAAGGCGTGTGCGTGACGTCAGTGCACAGTCGGACAAGTATTACATTGACGTCAACGGTGTTAAGCAGTTCAAAAACGACGTTGCTCTGACTTGTAAGCCACCTAAGCCCGTTGATGAAGATCTCTACAAGATTCCTCCTGAGTTTATCCATTCTTCAACAAGG AAGAGAAGGCCTAGCTTTTTAGCTTGTTTGGTTCCATGCGCATGA
- a CDS encoding ubiquitin hydrolase: MPITQYFENPRQAEALKLASHHPRPRHLHAQRQTAGTKEKRGPQRRVRDVSAQSDKYYIDVNGVKQFKNDVALTCKPPKPVDEDLYKIPPEFIHSSTRKRRPSFLACLVPCA, translated from the exons ATGCCAATAACACAATACTTTGAGAATCCAAGACAAGCTG aaGCCTTAAAGCTTGCTTCTCACCATCCCCGTCCACGTCACCTCCACGCTCAAAGACAG ACGGCGGGGACGAAGGAGAAAAGAGGACCACAAAGGCGTGTGCGTGACGTCAGTGCACAGTCGGACAAGTATTACATTGACGTCAACGGTGTTAAGCAGTTCAAAAACGACGTTGCTCTGACTTGTAAGCCACCTAAGCCCGTTGATGAAGATCTCTACAAGATTCCTCCTGAGTTTATCCATTCTTCAACAAGG AAGAGAAGGCCTAGCTTTTTAGCTTGTTTGGTTCCATGCGCATGA
- a CDS encoding ubiquitin hydrolase, which translates to MPITQYFENPRQAGLIRHQYTTTSSASSTTTSSSSSSSSSAEALKLASHHPRPRHLHAQRQTAGTKEKRGPQRRVRDVSAQSDKYYIDVNGVKQFKNDVALTCKPPKPVDEDLYKIPPEFIHSSTRKRRPSFLACLVPCA; encoded by the exons ATGCCAATAACACAATACTTTGAGAATCCAAGACAAGCTGGTCTGATTCGTCACCAATACACAACaacttcttctgcttcttccacTACcacttcatcttcatcttcttcttcttcttctgcagaaGCCTTAAAGCTTGCTTCTCACCATCCCCGTCCACGTCACCTCCACGCTCAAAGACAG ACGGCGGGGACGAAGGAGAAAAGAGGACCACAAAGGCGTGTGCGTGACGTCAGTGCACAGTCGGACAAGTATTACATTGACGTCAACGGTGTTAAGCAGTTCAAAAACGACGTTGCTCTGACTTGTAAGCCACCTAAGCCCGTTGATGAAGATCTCTACAAGATTCCTCCTGAGTTTATCCATTCTTCAACAAGG AAGAGAAGGCCTAGCTTTTTAGCTTGTTTGGTTCCATGCGCATGA
- a CDS encoding ARM repeat superfamily protein (ARM repeat superfamily protein; FUNCTIONS IN: ubiquitin-protein ligase activity, binding; INVOLVED IN: protein ubiquitination; LOCATED IN: ubiquitin ligase complex; CONTAINS InterPro DOMAIN/s: U box domain (InterPro:IPR003613), Armadillo-like helical (InterPro:IPR011989), Armadillo-type fold (InterPro:IPR016024); BEST Arabidopsis thaliana protein match is: ARM repeat superfamily protein (TAIR:AT5G18340.1); Has 2654 Blast hits to 2388 proteins in 199 species: Archae - 0; Bacteria - 18; Metazoa - 94; Fungi - 232; Plants - 2125; Viruses - 3; Other Eukaryotes - 182 (source: NCBI BLink).), with protein sequence MADSTETNADTLRRELQKVLTEILNDGGGNDRDETEAFSGVVKAIDEAVRILTCLRKVESKIPESDISPVEVPKEFICTLSNTIMIEPVIIASGQTYEKRYITEWLKHERTCPKTKQVLSHRLWIPNHLISDLITQWCLVNKYDHQKPSDELVAELFTSDIEALLQRVSSSSSVADQIEAAKELRHQTKKFPNVRVFFVAGIHDSITRLLSPLSTLDEAVDSSLELQENIVTALFNLSILESNKTVIAENCLVIPLLTKSLKQGTDETRRNAAATLSSLSAIDSNKIIIGNSEAVKALIDLIEEGDLLATKEATSTVFNLCIVLENKGKVVSAGLIHAATKKIKAGSNVDELLSLLALISTHNRAVEEMDKLGFIYDLFSILRKPSSLLTGENAVVIVFNMYDRNRDRSRLKVVGEEENQHGTFTKLAKQGSVRAARKAQGILQWIKRFVTGKEPQRA encoded by the exons ATGGCGGATTCGACGGAAACAAACGCCGATACTCTGCGGCGGGAGTTACAGAAAGTATTGACGGAGATTTTGAACGACGGAGGAGGCAATGATCGCGATGAGACTGAAGCTTTTTCTGGAGTTGTGAAAGCGATTGATGAAGCGGTTAGAATCCTGACTTGTCTGAGGAAAGTAGAATCGAAGATACCGGAATCTGATATTTCTCCGGTGGAAGTGCCGAAAGAGTTTATATGTACACTCTCCAATACGATCATGATCGAGCCTGTGATCATTGCTTCTGGGCAG ACGTATGAAAAGAGATATATCACAGAGTGGCTGAAGCATGAACGTACATGtcccaaaaccaaacaagtcCTTTCTCACCGTCTTTGGATACCAAACCATTTGATCAGTGACTTGATTACGCAATGGTGccttgttaacaaatatgatCATCAAAAACCATCTGATGAATTAGTCGCTGAGCTGTTCACTAGTGACATAGAAGCATTGCTACAGCGggtttcctcttcctcctctgttgCAGATCAGATAGAAGCTGCAAAAGAGCTGCGTCACCAGACCAAGAAATTTCCTAATGTTCGGGTCTTCTTTGTCGCTGGAATCCATGATTCTATCACCCGTTTGCTCAGTCCGCTCTCTACTTTGGACGAGGCAGTAGACTCTAGTCTCGAGCTTCAAGAGAATATTGTCACAGCTTTGTTCAACCTCTCGATTCTTGAGAGTAATAAAACAGTGATTGCTGAAAACTGTCTAGTGATCCCTCTGCTTACAAAGTCTTTGAAGCAGGGGACAGATGAGACACGAAGAAACGCTGCTGCGACTTTATCATCACTTTCAGCCATTGATTCTAACAAGATCATTATTGGGAACTCGGAAGCGGTAAAGGCTTTGATTGATCTTATCGAAGAGGGTGATTTGTTAGCTACCAAAGAAGCCACTTCCACTGTCTTTAACCTCTGTATTGTACTGGAGAACAAGGGAAAGGTTGTTTCAGCGGGTTTGATTCATGCGGCAACCAAAAAGATCAAAGCAGGAAGCAATGTGGATGAGTTGTTATCTCTCTTGGCATTGATATCTACACACAACCGGGCTGTTGAAGAAATGGATAAACTAGGGTTTATCTATGATCTGTTCAGTATCTTGAGGAAGCCGAGTAGCTTGCTGACTGGTGAGAACGCTGTAGTGATCGTCTTCAACATGTATGACAGAAACAGAGACAGGTCCAGACTGAAAGTGGTAGGAGAAGAGGAGAATCAACACGGGACATTTACGAAGCTTGCGAAGCAAGGATCAGTTCGTGCAGCGAGAAAAGCACAAGGGATATTACAGTGGATAAAGAGATTCGTTACTGGTAAAGAGCCACAGAGGGCATGA
- a CDS encoding ARM repeat superfamily protein (ARM repeat superfamily protein; FUNCTIONS IN: ubiquitin-protein ligase activity, binding; INVOLVED IN: protein ubiquitination; LOCATED IN: ubiquitin ligase complex; CONTAINS InterPro DOMAIN/s: U box domain (InterPro:IPR003613), Armadillo-like helical (InterPro:IPR011989), Armadillo-type fold (InterPro:IPR016024); BEST Arabidopsis thaliana protein match is: ARM repeat superfamily protein (TAIR:AT5G18320.1); Has 1807 Blast hits to 1807 proteins in 277 species: Archae - 0; Bacteria - 0; Metazoa - 736; Fungi - 347; Plants - 385; Viruses - 0; Other Eukaryotes - 339 (source: NCBI BLink).), with amino-acid sequence MADSTADESTNADTLWRELHKVLPEIWYDGGGKDHCEIDEAIRILTCLRKIESKNPESDISPVEVPKEFICTLSNKIMIEPMLIASGQTFEKSYILEWLKHERTCPRTKQVLYHRFMIPNHLINEVIKEWCLIHNFDRPKTSDEVIDLFTGDLESLLQRISSPSSVEDQTEAAKELALKAKRFSSVCVYFVAKIPDSITRLLTPLSISEDSNPEFLENIVTALHIFSTSEKNKTLVAENPLVLPLLAKYMKQGTVLTRIHSAATVNSLSYTDSNKIIIGNSEVLKALIHVIEEGDSLATSEAFSALSNLCPVKEISEKAVSEGLIRAAIKKIKAGSNVSMLLSLLAFVSTQNHQTTEEMDNLGLIYDLFSILRNSNSLVNDENAVVIVYNICKSYKALQNVVLREEKRDVVLEEENKHGTFTRLENQEAGRATSLAKRILEWILR; translated from the exons ATGGCAGATTCGACGGCGGACGAGTCAACAAACGCTGATACTCTGTGGCGGGAGTTACACAAGGTACTGCCGGAGATTTGGTACGACGGAGGAGGCAAAGATCACTGTGAGATTGATGAGGCTATTAGAATCCTGACTTGTCTGAGGAAAATAGAATCGAAGAATCCGGAATCTGATATATCTCCGGTGGAAGTTCCAAAAGAGTTTATATGTACACTCTCGAACAAGATCATGATCGAACCTATGCTCATCGCTTCTGGCCAG ACTTTTGAAAAGAGCTATATCCTAGAGTGGCTGAAGCATGAACGTACATGCCCTAGAACCAAACAAGTCCTTTACCACCGTTTTATGATACCAAACCATTTGATCAACGAGGTTATTAAGGAATGGTGTCTAATTCACAACTTTGATCGGCCAAAAACATCAGATGAAGTCATTGACCTGTTCACTGGTGACCTTGAATCATTGCTTCAGCGTATTTCCTCTCCTTCCTCGGTTGAAGATCAGACAGAAGCTGCAAAAGAGCTTGCCCTCAAGGCCAAGAGATTTTCCAGTGTTTGTGTCTACTTTGTCGCCAAAATCCCTGATTCCATCACCAGGTTGCTCACTCCGCTCTCTATTTCGGAGGACTCGAATCCTGAGTTTCTAGAGAACATCGTCACAGCATTGCACATATTCTCGACTTCTGAGAAGAATAAAACACTAGTTGCTGAAAACCCTCTTGTGCTTCCTCTGCTTGCAAAGTATATGAAGCAGGGGACAGTTCTGACTCGAATACACTCTGCAGCGACTGTGAATTCACTTTCATACACTGATTCTAACAAGATTATCATCGGTAACTCGGAAGTACTCAAGGCTCTCATACATGTAATCGAAGAGGGTGATTCATTAGCCACCAGTGAAGCCTTTTCCGCGCTTTCTAACCTCTGTCCAGTAAAGGAGATCAGTGAAAAGGCGGTTTCAGAGGGTTTGATTCGTGCGGCAATCAAAAAGATCAAAGCAGGAAGCAATGTATCTATGTTGTTATCTCTCTTGGCATTTGTTTCTACACAGAACCACCAAACTACCGAAGAAATGGATAATCTAGGGCTTATCTATGATCTGTTCAGTATCTTGAGGAACTCAAATAGCTTGGTGAATGATGAGAACGCTGTAGTCATCGTCTACAACATTTGTAAAAGTTACAAAGCCTTGCAGAATGTGGTCCTAAGAGAGGAGAAACGGGATGTGGTCCTAGAAGAGGAGAATAAACACGGGACATTTACGAGGCTTGAGAACCAAGAAGCAGGTCGTGCCACGAGCCTAGCAAAAAGGATTTTAGAGTGGATTTTACGGTAA
- a CDS encoding ARM repeat superfamily protein (ARM repeat superfamily protein; FUNCTIONS IN: ubiquitin-protein ligase activity, binding; INVOLVED IN: protein ubiquitination; LOCATED IN: ubiquitin ligase complex; EXPRESSED IN: stem, sperm cell, flower, leaf; EXPRESSED DURING: LP.04 four leaves visible, petal differentiation and expansion stage; CONTAINS InterPro DOMAIN/s: U box domain (InterPro:IPR003613), Armadillo-like helical (InterPro:IPR011989), Armadillo-type fold (InterPro:IPR016024); BEST Arabidopsis thaliana protein match is: ARM repeat superfamily protein (TAIR:AT5G18320.1); Has 1807 Blast hits to 1807 proteins in 277 species: Archae - 0; Bacteria - 0; Metazoa - 736; Fungi - 347; Plants - 385; Viruses - 0; Other Eukaryotes - 339 (source: NCBI BLink).) — protein sequence MADSTADATETNADTLTLRRELKKVLTENLNDGGVKDRVETVKSIDEAIRILNRLKIVESKKRKRESDSSSVEVPKEFKCTLSKTIMIDPVIIFSGQTYEKRYITEWLNHDLTCPTAKQVLYRVCLTPNHLINELITRWCLANKYDRPAPKPSDIDYVTELFTDGIESLLQRISSPSSSVADQTEAAKELALQTEKFVNVRDFFIKELPDSITRLLTPLSVLGDEVDSNPELQENIVTALFNMSTFEKNKTVLAENHQVIPLLAKSMKQGSVVTRRNATLTLASLSDIDSNKIIIGNSVALKALIDLIGELDDLSATHDALCAVIDLCCDERENWKKAISLGLAPAAIKNIKARRNLFESLAALALISPHERVIQEVANLGVIYDLLSILRKTSCMVTCENAVVIVGNMYAKSRERSIKKILAEEENQHKTFTKIATQGSVVAVMKAQGILQCINY from the exons ATGGCGGATTCGACGGCGGACGCGACGGAAACAAACGCCGATACTCTGACACTGAGGCGGGAGTTGAAGAAGGTACTGACGGAGAATTTAAACGACGGAGGAGTTAAAGATCGCGTTGAGACCGTGAAATCGATTGATGAGGCGATTAGAATCCTGAATCGACTGAAGATAGTAGAATCGAAGAAGCGGAAGCGGGAATCTGATAGTTCTTCGGTTGAAGTTCCGAAAGAGTTCAAGTGTACACTCTCGAAGACGATCATGATCGATCCTGTGATCATATTTTCTGGGCAG ACGTATGAAAAGAGATATATCACAGAGTGGCTGAACCATGACCTTACATGTCCCACAGCCAAACAAGTCCTTTATCGAGTTTGTTTGACACCCAACCATTTGATCAATGAGTTGATTACGCGATGGTGTCTTGCTAACAAATATGATCGGCCAGCCCCAAAACCATCTGATATTGACTATGTAACGGAGCTGTTCACTGATGGCATCGAATCGTTGCTTCAGCGGATTTCCTCTCCTTCCTCCTCGGTTGCAGATCAGACAGAAGCTGCAAAAGAGCTAGCCCTCCAGACCGAAAAATTTGTCAATGTCCGTGACTTCTTTATCAAGGAACTCCCTGATTCGATCACCAGGTTACTCACTCCGCTCTCTGTTTTGGGCGATGAGGTAGACTCGAATCCCGAGCTTCAAGAGAATATCGTCACAGCGTTGTTCAACATGTCGACTTTCGAGAAGAATAAAACAGTACTTGCTGAAAACCATCAAGTGATCCCACTGCTTGCAAAGTCTATGAAGCAGGGGTCAGTTGTGACAAGAAGAAACGCTACATTGACTTTAGCGTCACTTTCAGACATTGATTCTAACAAGATCATCATAGGGAACTCGGTAGCACTCAAGGCTCTGATAGATCTAATCGGGGAGTTGGATGACTTATCAGCTACTCATGATGCTCTTTGCGCTGTTATAGACCTCTGTTGTGATGAAAGGGAGAACTGGAAAAAGGCGATCTCGTTGGGGTTGGCTCCTGCTGcaatcaaaaatatcaaagcaagaagaaatttgtttgAATCCTTAGCTGCCTTGGCATTGATTTCTCCACACGAACGCGTTATCCAGGAAGTGGCTAATCTAGGGGTTATCTATGATCTGTTAAGTATCTTGAGGAAAACAAGTTGCATGGTGACTTGTGAGAACGCTGTAGTGATCGTAGGCAACATGTATGCTAAAAGCAGAGAAAGGTCTATTAAGAAAATCCTGGCAGAAGAGGAGAATCAACACAAGACATTTACAAAGATTGCAACGCAAGGATCAGTTGTTGCGGTGATGAAAGCACAAGGGATTTTACAGTGTATTAACTATTAG